A genomic stretch from Bacteroidetes Order II. bacterium includes:
- a CDS encoding FAD-binding oxidoreductase, with protein sequence MAQTEYDLIILGAGLAGAFAAWELQKHFQVLVIDGPSVLGRGSGVSGGLINPMMAQKGRGVWEAETALNAFRRIADEAHVPSHIVRMDGLFRPAQKPEQANWFMSSVETSPHLGLWYDKMVLKAQFRMLNAPHGGIWVHSGGTVKINHLAKWLVSEAKVDQQCVHITAIDEEPTGVRIETQDGNAFFAKKCLTCLGNGLLNFTPFKYLDLHPVKGQVEKTEPSHLPSDIPSLSGGMYVAAFEDQWVAGSSFRHHYEDLNPSHSDRSQILSGVRSMVPAFPTEIQSVSEVGIRITIPRTRLPMVGPVTEKGNLWVLTGLGSKGLLMAPYLAENLAYWLQNPHLIPAQLTVRHRRQ encoded by the coding sequence ATGGCGCAAACAGAATATGACTTGATAATCCTTGGTGCTGGACTGGCTGGCGCGTTTGCTGCATGGGAACTTCAAAAACATTTTCAAGTGCTGGTGATAGATGGACCGTCTGTTCTTGGGAGAGGATCAGGCGTGTCTGGTGGGTTGATTAACCCAATGATGGCACAAAAGGGGCGAGGGGTTTGGGAAGCAGAAACTGCATTAAATGCTTTTAGACGTATTGCTGACGAAGCCCATGTTCCCAGCCATATCGTTAGAATGGACGGCTTATTCCGACCCGCGCAAAAGCCTGAACAAGCAAATTGGTTTATGTCATCTGTCGAGACATCACCTCATCTGGGTCTCTGGTATGATAAGATGGTCTTAAAAGCGCAATTCCGTATGCTTAATGCACCTCATGGAGGGATTTGGGTACATAGCGGGGGTACGGTAAAAATCAACCATTTAGCCAAGTGGTTGGTCTCTGAAGCAAAGGTTGACCAACAATGTGTACACATAACTGCCATTGACGAAGAACCTACTGGCGTCCGGATAGAGACCCAAGATGGGAATGCCTTCTTTGCGAAGAAATGTTTAACGTGTCTTGGAAATGGCCTTCTAAATTTCACCCCTTTTAAGTACTTGGATTTACATCCAGTGAAGGGCCAAGTTGAGAAGACAGAACCATCGCATTTGCCATCAGATATACCCAGTCTAAGCGGCGGAATGTACGTGGCAGCATTTGAAGATCAATGGGTGGCTGGAAGTAGTTTTAGACATCATTATGAAGACTTAAATCCTTCACATTCGGATAGGTCCCAAATCTTAAGTGGTGTTAGGTCTATGGTTCCAGCATTCCCGACAGAGATTCAAAGTGTCTCTGAAGTGGGAATACGCATAACTATACCAAGAACCAGACTTCCGATGGTGGGACCTGTCACGGAGAAAGGAAATCTATGGGTGTTGACGGGATTAGGATCTAAAGGTCTTTTGATGGCACCTTATTTAGCTGAAAATCTGGCATATTGGCTACAAAATCCACATCTTATTCCCGCCCAGCTAACCGTACGTCATCGGCGCCAATAG
- a CDS encoding M50 family metallopeptidase, which translates to MPVAFLSTNAKTMLKKLSILVAACLAILFLWDTPVLYPLQMLVVFFHEASHAIATILTGGQVKEMVLVREQGGHVVSLGGWPFITLSAGYLGSLGFGVLFYILSESKRYQKWMVMGIGLFILLITLVFVRNWFGFGFSLIAGVLFFIAGRYLADDWNALILKAVGLTSMMYVPHDIYSDTIARSYLVSDARMLAEAYGGTTIMWGMFWLFISFYLIFHVFRWSLLKSDSEKEIGGIHGANRI; encoded by the coding sequence ATGCCTGTGGCATTCCTGTCAACTAATGCTAAAACAATGTTAAAAAAACTTTCTATTCTTGTGGCTGCCTGTCTGGCAATTTTGTTTTTATGGGATACTCCTGTCCTGTACCCATTACAAATGCTGGTAGTTTTCTTTCATGAAGCCTCTCATGCCATTGCTACTATTTTGACAGGAGGGCAAGTTAAAGAAATGGTATTGGTGAGAGAGCAAGGAGGGCATGTTGTCTCGTTGGGGGGATGGCCTTTCATTACCCTAAGCGCCGGATATCTTGGTTCATTGGGATTTGGCGTACTTTTTTACATCTTATCCGAATCAAAACGTTATCAAAAATGGATGGTGATGGGAATAGGGCTTTTTATACTACTCATCACTTTGGTTTTTGTGCGTAATTGGTTTGGCTTCGGTTTTAGCTTAATCGCTGGGGTACTTTTTTTTATAGCTGGACGTTATCTTGCCGACGATTGGAATGCACTCATTCTCAAGGCCGTGGGGCTTACGAGTATGATGTATGTCCCACACGATATTTATAGCGACACCATTGCTCGTTCCTATTTAGTTTCCGATGCACGAATGCTGGCAGAGGCTTACGGGGGAACAACGATTATGTGGGGCATGTTTTGGTTATTCATTTCTTTTTACCTAATCTTTCACGTTTTTAGATGGTCGCTTTTAAAATCTGATTCAGAAAAAGAGATTGGTGGTATTCATGGCGCAAACAGAATATGA
- a CDS encoding single-stranded DNA-binding protein — translation MARNSLNRVMLIGNLAADPQTRATGNGVTITNFTVMTNEGYRDANGNLVERSEAHRIVVFDKLADICAKYLTKGRKVYIEGSLQTRSYDDKDGIKRYTTEIKANEMLMLDRGNNEAGAGNFQSGPSSYNTAQSSYGGGGYQTSGGYQAPQRVATPPPPPQDDDFGPDDDLPF, via the coding sequence ATGGCACGAAATTCACTTAATCGTGTAATGCTAATTGGGAACCTGGCAGCAGATCCACAGACGCGTGCAACCGGAAATGGTGTAACGATTACTAATTTTACGGTGATGACCAACGAAGGCTACCGAGATGCAAACGGAAATCTTGTAGAGCGATCAGAAGCGCATCGGATTGTCGTGTTTGATAAATTGGCTGACATCTGCGCCAAGTATTTGACAAAAGGACGCAAGGTTTATATTGAAGGTTCTTTGCAAACACGCTCGTATGACGATAAAGATGGGATCAAACGATATACTACTGAAATCAAAGCAAATGAAATGCTAATGCTGGATCGTGGAAACAACGAAGCGGGTGCAGGAAATTTCCAATCCGGCCCCTCTTCGTACAATACCGCCCAGTCTTCATATGGTGGAGGCGGGTATCAAACAAGTGGAGGGTATCAGGCGCCTCAGCGAGTTGCCACCCCGCCGCCCCCACCCCAAGACGATGATTTTGGGCCTGATGACGATTTGCCATTCTGA
- the ssb gene encoding single-stranded DNA-binding protein → MAHNTINRVTLIGFLAADPQVRATGSGITVTNFVVMTNESYRDGNGQTVERSEPHRLVAFDKLADICAKYLTKGRKVYIEGALQTRSYEDKDGNKRYLTEIRVHEMMMLDRSPEATSQHTSQQNGNGQQNATKRYANGRSANRVVAEPVGEEVLEATADLPF, encoded by the coding sequence ATGGCACACAACACCATCAACCGCGTTACCCTCATTGGCTTCTTGGCCGCAGATCCTCAAGTCCGTGCAACCGGATCCGGAATAACCGTTACCAATTTTGTTGTTATGACCAATGAGTCGTACCGAGATGGTAATGGCCAAACAGTGGAGCGCTCAGAGCCTCATCGCCTCGTCGCTTTCGACAAATTGGCTGATATTTGTGCAAAGTATTTGACCAAGGGCCGTAAAGTGTATATTGAGGGGGCTTTACAAACTCGCTCCTACGAAGATAAAGATGGTAACAAACGCTATTTGACCGAAATTCGAGTCCACGAAATGATGATGCTGGATCGCTCTCCAGAAGCTACTTCTCAGCATACGAGCCAGCAAAATGGCAATGGTCAGCAAAATGCAACCAAACGTTATGCCAATGGACGTAGTGCAAATCGGGTTGTTGCTGAACCAGTTGGCGAGGAAGTTCTTGAAGCAACAGCCGATCTGCCTTTTTAA